GGTCCTAGAATATCATCCTCTCGAATTAACTTGTAAGATTTCATTAATTTTATTTGACCTTCAGATTGCGAATTATTTTGGTTAAAAGCGCGAGTTAAATCCTTGGATGTAAAACGATTAAGTTTAACAGCCAAAATCCTATTAATCATGGCTTTGATTTCTTTATTCCTTCCTGCTTTCCAGGGATATAAAGAATCATAATCATAATTTGAACAAAACGACACCATGCCTGAAGAAATAGAATGATCATCGAAATAACTCATGTTTTGATTATTGTTGGCTTGTTCTTGATAAATAGATCCAAGGAGAGAAATTAAATCTCTGGGAGATTTGTTTGCTAATCTTATTAGTTCATTTCGATCGTTTTCATCTGGAAATAAATCATCAAGTACCTTTTTACCATCCAAAGAAAAATAATTAATTCGTTTGTCGATTAATGGCTTCAAATCTTTTGATTTCCATCTGACATCAATAAAACCAAATTTATCAAATCTTACTGTTCCTGACAACTCTGATCGCAATTCAGACCATAGGCTAAAACCAATAGCCAAATTGGCATTTAAAAGCAATTCTGTATCAGTTAATAACTCACTTGTAAACGTTCCTATTTTTTCAATATCCTGATTTAATTCTTGGTATTCATCAATTTTATCAAACAATACAATAGTTGACTTGAAGTTTAATTTTTTTATAATTTTTAAAACTTCATCCAGCATTTTTTTTAAATTTTCCTTCGAACAATCTTGCGATTTTATATCAATCTTGTCAAAATTAATTTCTTTAATAGTACCAAAATATTCCTTATAAACATTTGGAGAATCTATTTTATCAAGCCCTAATGACTGTTTGACAAAATTTGAAGAGATTGAAATAGCCGTTGATGTTATAGTGTTTGCTGGAATTAAACCCCATTTATTAAAAAATTTAATAAGTCTATTCTTGGTTTTTACTTTATGAATGTTATTATAAATATTATCAAATTCTTCACGACTCATTGAAGAAAAAAACAAACGGATAAAAAACGCTAACTTTTCTTTATCTACCTGATTAAGACTCTTTAATAATTGCTTATTTTTTTGTAAAAAAACCGATAATTTAGTAACAAGCGTTTTTAAGATTAAGATTAAAAAAGCTGTCTCATTTGTTTTAATAGGTATAGAATCAAATCTATCAATCATCACTACAAAAAGGTCAGTTTCTTTTTCTAGATCTTCAACTAATTTATTAATAATAGAAGTTTTGCCATGTCCCCTTTGCCCGATAATAAATCTACTATCTCCAGTTGACAGATCATTTGTTAATGTCTTGTAGTAATTAGGCTCATAGAAGATGTCTTCCAAAAACTCTAGTTCTTGTTCTGAAGAACGTTTAGAGAAAGGGTTTCTTTTTAACTCCAGATTATTGTTTAAAATCAATTAAATTATTATTGGTTAGGTTGCTAAAGATATAAAATTAAATGGATTATATTATTATGGGCATTCTGGAAGATTTGATAGATTATTCGATTCGAAACCATCATTTTCAGTTTTTAAAATTTTTTTACCATTGTAATTTTTTACAACGACGTCAACTTTTCTGCCATTAGAATTTACATAAAATTCCCATTTCCCAGATTCGATAGCATCAATAGCTCTTTCTTGAGTAATTCTCCAACGTGAACCATCTGAATTTATACCTCCTATACTTTGTATATTGCCATAAGCGCTTGCTTTATGAGATTTATTGATACATTTGACTTCGTGTCTTGACATTGGAATTAAAGAGTGTTTTAATAGCATAAATTTAATGAAAATTTTCAAATAAAAAATTGATTTAAATTAAATGTATGTTAAAGGTGAATAAGACATAGCAAAATAAGTGCTGAATTGAAAATCAAGTAAAAATTAATTTTTTACAAAAGTACTTCTATAAGTTATATCCTACCTTTTCTACTACGTCCCTTTACATTAGGTCCACTATTTCTAGGAGTACTTGATTAAACATAAGTGGCTAAAATATATAATTTTCATTTCTTAATTCGCCTTAACTTTACTTAATCAGTTTTAATCCATTTCAGAATCTTTCTGATGCTTTTATATTTGCCTTTCTGCAATTATTACTATTTTAGTCCATCATTTCAACCGCAAACTATTAATGTCCTTATTTCAAGTTTCCGTATTAAAGCAACATTTGAATCTGCAAAATCAAGATGTTGTTCTTAAAGCTTATAAAAAATATAGCAAGTATTTTTTAGATCCTACCATTCAAGAAAATATCCGAAGCTCTAAAGAAGAAGAATATCAAGGTATATTTCTAACGGAATTGTTTGGAACTATATTGGGTTATACCTTAAAACCGAATGCCGATTTTAACCTAGTTGCCGAATATAAAAATGAAACGAATGCCGGGAAAGCTGATGGTGCCATTCTGCATAATGATATTGCCATCGGTGTTATAGAGTTAAAAGGCACCAATACTAAAGATTTAGAAAGTATTAGGAAACAAGCTTTCGAATATAAGGCTAATCAAAAAGGCTGTGTGTATGTCATAACCTCAAACTTTGAGAAACTGCGGTTTTATATTAATGATGCGACCGAGTTTGAAGAATTTAATTTGTTCGAGTTATCGCAAGAGCGTTTCGCTTTAATGTATTTATGCCTGCAAAAAGACAACGTAATAAATAATGTGCCTTTAAAGATAAAGGAGGCTTCTATTGTGAAGGAGGAGCAAATAACCAAACAGTTTTATAAAGACTATTCATTATTTAAACGGGAATTATACCGGGATTTGGTAAAGCGTAATACCAAAACTATTAAGGCTAACGCCACATTACGAACAAGTAGCAATCAAAATGAAGATACACATTCTGAAGAGTATAAAGCGGAATTAGTCAAGTTAGAGAAAAACATTAAACTAACGCTCTTTAAAAAGTCGCAGAAACTTATAGATCGTTATTTATTTATATTTTTTGCCGAAGATAGAGGGCTATTGCCGGCCAATAGTACCCAACAGATTTTAGACAAATGGAAAGCTGATGTAGATTTTGGTGATGAACGTCCGCTTTACGACCTCTTTAAACAGTATTTTAATTTTTTAGATGAAGGACGAAAGGGAACGGCTAGCAGAGCGGAAATATATGCCTATAATGGCGGCTTATTTAAAGAAGATAAACTGTTAGATGGTTTAGAAATAGACAACCAATTACTTTATAAATACACCAAACAGTTAGCGGGTTATGATTTTGAGAGCCAAGTTGATGTCAACATTTTAGGCCACATTTTCGAAAACTCACTAAACGAAATAGAAAGTGTTAATGCTGAAATTGAAGGTGGCGATTTCGATAAACAAACATCCAAGCGTAAAAAAGATGGCGTTTTCTACACACCTAAATACATTACCAAATACATAGTAGAAAATACCATTGGTAAGTTATGTGAGGAAAAGAAAACCGAATTAGGTTTTAAAGAAGAAGAATATTTTAAGGGCAGAAAAAACAGAAACAAAACTACCATTGAAAAGTTGGTATTAATACTAGATACGTATCGTGACTGGCTTTTACAACTTACCATTTGTGATCCTGCCTGTGGCTCTGGAGCATTTTTAAACCAAGCGTTAGACTTTTTAATTAAAGAACATGTTTATATAGATGAATTGAAGACCAAAGTACTAGGTGGTGGTTTACAATTTCCAGATATAGAGAATACCATATTAGAAAACAATATTTACGGTGCAGATTTAAACGAAGAATCTATAGAAATTGCCAAGCTATCCTTGTGGTTACGTACCGCACAGCCAAGACGTAAATTAAATGATTTAAGTACCAATATTAAATGTGGTAACAGTTTAATAGATAGCAAAGCAGTAGCGGGAGATAAAGCCTTTAATTGGGAAGAACAATTCCCTAAAGTATTTGAAAAAGGTGGTTTTGATGTGATTATTGGGAATCCGCCTTATGTTAATGCAAATGAACTAAAGAAGGGACTTTCTAAAGACCAATATTCTTTTTTAAAATCTAATTATGAGACAGCTAAAGGAACAGTAGATTTATATATTTATTTCTTTGAAAAGGGATTAGACATAATTAATCAAAATGGTATTCTATCTTACATAACACCAAACAGATTCTTGTCAGCCAGCTATGGAAAGGCATTAAGAGAAATATTAGTTAATCGATATGAAATATTAGGATTAATTGATTATTCTGACAAGCGAGTATTTGAAGATGCGAGTACCTATCCTGTTATTTCATTTTTAAAGAAAAAAGAGAGAGAAAACTATAAAGTAACAACAGGAGGTTTTGATGAAGTATCAAAACAAATAATTGAAGCCAAATTTGATTCAAATAAACTAAATGTTTTAGAGGATTATATTTTAGGTTTTTTATTAAACGATAAATTAATAATTACTGAAAAAATTATTAATCAATCCGAAAGTTTAGAAAATGCAGGTAAGATTAATGCAACTTCTACCGCAAGTGAGGCTGATGATTATTCTAAACTTATTACTGAAGATGGTCAAGGTTATAAATTAATTAATACTGGAACAATAGACCCTTATTGTACAACTTGGGGAATTTCTGAATTAACAGATAAGGGTAGAAAATTTTTAAAACCTTTTTTACCCAAAGAATCAGAGAGCATTTCTGAAAATAGGCATAATTTATACTCATCGCCTAAAATTATTATTGCAAAAATTGGATTAAAATGTGAAGCTTTTTATGATAATAAAGGAGAATATTCATCTATAAATACTAACTGTATTCACTCATTTAGTGAAGATTATTTACCAGAATATGTACAATGCTGGATTAATTCAAAATTATATAATTATATGTTTGAATGCTTCTTTGATGGCCTAAGAATGTCAGGAGGTTATCTACTTTTTTCAGCACCAAATTTGCGGAATACATACATCAAGAGAATAACTATTGATAGGCAGAATCATTTTATTCAATTATCTCAAGATTTACAAAAGAAAAATACTGATTTAAATATTATGCTATCACGCTTTAGTGCTTTCTTTTCTAATAGCGTAGAAATAGAAAAATTATCACGCAAACTCGAAAAATGGCACGAGTTAGACTTTGCAGTCTTTATAAAAGAACTCAACAAAGCCATTAAAAAAGCAGGTGGTACACCACTCACCAAAAAAGACGAGTTTGAGTGGTTAGACCTCTTTGAAGAAAACAAACAAAAAGCACAAGCCTTAAAAACCCAAATTAACCAAACAGATAAAGAAATTGACACTATGGTTTATGAGCTGTATGGTTTAACAGATGAAGAAATAAAAATTGTAGAGAATAGTTAACATG
Above is a window of Bizionia sp. M204 DNA encoding:
- a CDS encoding DUF3892 domain-containing protein, producing MSRHEVKCINKSHKASAYGNIQSIGGINSDGSRWRITQERAIDAIESGKWEFYVNSNGRKVDVVVKNYNGKKILKTENDGFESNNLSNLPECP
- a CDS encoding Eco57I restriction-modification methylase domain-containing protein, yielding MSLFQVSVLKQHLNLQNQDVVLKAYKKYSKYFLDPTIQENIRSSKEEEYQGIFLTELFGTILGYTLKPNADFNLVAEYKNETNAGKADGAILHNDIAIGVIELKGTNTKDLESIRKQAFEYKANQKGCVYVITSNFEKLRFYINDATEFEEFNLFELSQERFALMYLCLQKDNVINNVPLKIKEASIVKEEQITKQFYKDYSLFKRELYRDLVKRNTKTIKANATLRTSSNQNEDTHSEEYKAELVKLEKNIKLTLFKKSQKLIDRYLFIFFAEDRGLLPANSTQQILDKWKADVDFGDERPLYDLFKQYFNFLDEGRKGTASRAEIYAYNGGLFKEDKLLDGLEIDNQLLYKYTKQLAGYDFESQVDVNILGHIFENSLNEIESVNAEIEGGDFDKQTSKRKKDGVFYTPKYITKYIVENTIGKLCEEKKTELGFKEEEYFKGRKNRNKTTIEKLVLILDTYRDWLLQLTICDPACGSGAFLNQALDFLIKEHVYIDELKTKVLGGGLQFPDIENTILENNIYGADLNEESIEIAKLSLWLRTAQPRRKLNDLSTNIKCGNSLIDSKAVAGDKAFNWEEQFPKVFEKGGFDVIIGNPPYVNANELKKGLSKDQYSFLKSNYETAKGTVDLYIYFFEKGLDIINQNGILSYITPNRFLSASYGKALREILVNRYEILGLIDYSDKRVFEDASTYPVISFLKKKERENYKVTTGGFDEVSKQIIEAKFDSNKLNVLEDYILGFLLNDKLIITEKIINQSESLENAGKINATSTASEADDYSKLITEDGQGYKLINTGTIDPYCTTWGISELTDKGRKFLKPFLPKESESISENRHNLYSSPKIIIAKIGLKCEAFYDNKGEYSSINTNCIHSFSEDYLPEYVQCWINSKLYNYMFECFFDGLRMSGGYLLFSAPNLRNTYIKRITIDRQNHFIQLSQDLQKKNTDLNIMLSRFSAFFSNSVEIEKLSRKLEKWHELDFAVFIKELNKAIKKAGGTPLTKKDEFEWLDLFEENKQKAQALKTQINQTDKEIDTMVYELYGLTDEEIKIVENS
- a CDS encoding P-loop ATPase, Sll1717 family, with protein sequence MILNNNLELKRNPFSKRSSEQELEFLEDIFYEPNYYKTLTNDLSTGDSRFIIGQRGHGKTSIINKLVEDLEKETDLFVVMIDRFDSIPIKTNETAFLILILKTLVTKLSVFLQKNKQLLKSLNQVDKEKLAFFIRLFFSSMSREEFDNIYNNIHKVKTKNRLIKFFNKWGLIPANTITSTAISISSNFVKQSLGLDKIDSPNVYKEYFGTIKEINFDKIDIKSQDCSKENLKKMLDEVLKIIKKLNFKSTIVLFDKIDEYQELNQDIEKIGTFTSELLTDTELLLNANLAIGFSLWSELRSELSGTVRFDKFGFIDVRWKSKDLKPLIDKRINYFSLDGKKVLDDLFPDENDRNELIRLANKSPRDLISLLGSIYQEQANNNQNMSYFDDHSISSGMVSFCSNYDYDSLYPWKAGRNKEIKAMINRILAVKLNRFTSKDLTRAFNQNNSQSEGQIKLMKSYKLIREDDILGPNSTKVYEVIDPKVEFLVRRLIPKIE